A region of Mycosarcoma maydis chromosome 15, whole genome shotgun sequence DNA encodes the following proteins:
- a CDS encoding putative monosaccharide transporter: MAGGAVADVGYTSTGPVARPVNVRQSLPAILVAAASAFGGVLFGYDTGTISGLLVMKNFKETFGQLLPDGKVDLTTNDTSLVVSILSAGTFVGALAGAPLSDILGRRWGMQVALFVFTIGVVMQMATTNLDVFIGGRVVAGLGVGILSTIVPMYQSETAPRWIRGAVVSGYQWAITIGLLCASLATYGTKNHDNSGAWRIPVGIQLAFAIILCIFFTILPESPRWLVKKGNHERASKSLARLNSTDVDDPIVRSELSVIQTNLDIELTHSTGSYLDCFKTNDRKYLLRSLTGIFIQAFQQLTGINFIFYFGTKFFETALPGSDPFIFSVISNVVNVVSTIPGMYMMERLGRRKLLIWGAVWMCLCELIVAVVGTAVPKENTSGGKTAVAFVCIYIAGFASTWGPAAWVVCGEIFPLAIRAKALSLCTASNWLWNFGIGYATPYLVDSGRGKAGLGAKVFFIWTGTCACCAVFAYFLIYETRLLSLEEVDEMYAQTNPIKSTAANAEIRARRSDLEGAVAPVKEDELATHDEKKY; this comes from the coding sequence ATGGCTGGAGGTGCTGTTGCCGATGTCGGCTACACCTCGACTGGCCCTGTGGCCCGCCCCGTCAACGTGAGGCAGTCGCTTCCTGCTATCCtggtcgctgctgcttccgctttcGGCGGTGTTCTTTTCGGTTATGACACTGGTACAATTTCGGGTCTTCTCGTCATGAAGAACTTCAAGGAGACTTTTGGTCAGCTTTTGCCCGACGGAAAGGTTGACCTCACCACCAACGACACTTCGCTTGTTGTCTCGATTCTTTCGGCTGGTACCTTCGTCGGTGCCCTTGCCGGTGCTCCTCTATCTGACATCCTCGGTCGTCGATGGGGTATGCAGGTCGCTCTTTTCGTCTTCACCATCGGTGTCGTCATGCAGATGGCCACCACTAACCTAGACGTTTTCATCGGTGGCCGTGTCGTTGCCGGTCTCGGTGTCGGTATCCTCTCCACTATTGTACCCATGTACCAGTCCGAGACTGCTCCCCGCTGGATCCGTGGTGCGGTTGTTTCCGGCTACCAGTGGGCCATCACCATCGGTCTCCTCTGCGCCTCGCTTGCCACCTACGGTACCAAGAACCACGATAACTCTGGCGCGTGGCGTATTCCCGTCGGTATTCAGCTCGCCTTCGCCATCATTCTTTGCATCttcttcacgattctccCCGAATCGCCCCGTTGGCTCGTCAAGAAGGGTAACCACGAACGTGCCTCCAAGTCGCTTGCCCGCCTCAACTCGACTGACGTTGACGACCCCATTGTCCGCTCCGAGCTCTCGGTCATCCAGACCAACCTCGACATTGAGCTGACCCACTCGACCGGCTCTTACCTCGACTGCTTCAAGACCAACGATCGAAAGTACTTGCTCCGATCCCTCACCGGTATCTTTATCCAGGCCTTCCAGCAGCTCACCGGTATCAACTTCATCTTCTACTTTGGCACCAAGTTCTTCGAGACCGCTCTCCCCGGCTCTGACCCCTTCATCTTCTCGGTCATCTCCAACGTTGTCAATGTCGTTTCCACCATCCCAGGCATGTACATGATGGAGCGTCTCGGTCGTCGTAAGCTCCTCATCTGGGGTGCCGTCTGGATGTGTCTCTGCGAGCTCATTGTTGCCGTTGTCGGTACCGCTGTCCCCAAGGAGAACACTTCGGGTGGTAAGACCGCCGTCGCTTTCGTCTGCATCTACATTGCCGGTTTCGCCTCCACCTGGGGTCCTGCTGCCTGGGTCGTTTGCGGTGAGATTTTCCCTCTCGCCATCCGCGCCAAGgctctctcgctctgcaCTGCCTCCAACTGGCTCTGGAACTTTGGTATCGGCTACGCCACCCCTTACCTCGTCGACTCTGGTCGCGGCAAGGCTGGTCTCGGTGCCAAAGTGTTCTTCATCTGGACCGGTACCTGCGCCTGCTGTGCCGTCTTTGCCTACTTCCTTATCTACGAGACCCgtctgctctcgctcgaggaggtcgacgagatgtACGCTCAGACCAACCCCATCAAGTCGaccgctgccaacgccgagatccgcgctcgtcgctccGACCTCGAGGGTGCCGTTGCCCCCGTCAaggaagacgagctggccaCCCACGACGAGAAAAAGTACTAA
- a CDS encoding uncharacterized protein (related to human and petunia an11 protein), which produces MPLTAEYKAKWPVFALAWSNHPSTSSSSSSFHPRNPSGSARYIPSSPSPLGRQDSLGGPPPSTTPGPPDSARIAVGSFVEQYTNRIQILGFDQRDSTSLTLLADASHPYPPTKLGFQPSTLFDASSSERREASLERERNPGERGYASPTTKLAKRGSWGAKARPSLSGEGVESPDYYPDRELLASTADCLRIWEIYRNEYSDPYQSSYVGGNGGGGVQQGEGSQLPFALREKSVLAHSKNTKSPPAPLTSFSWNTPSPNLIVTSSIDTTCTIWDLPTRTALTQLIAHDREVYDVDWCPGSADVFASVGADGSVRVFDLRSLEHSTIIYETGTAPGATESRPGTSMSMSSRATSTRSVPAAPLLRIAFNPWDANYLATFHLESDSVQILDVRAPGSPILELRGHSAAVNAIAWGPPSVGAGVLGPSKGMVCSAADDAQVLVYDLASTTLRTASAQGRRSRNGHAPSPAPGSLGYSHSTSSFGGTSSPAPTSSIAGSIGIGAEIPFLAYTTPNQDMVNNVSWLRAGGGGLPPGVGGFGGGGGGGSSSHKSVVQEWNEFTAGSTGGGSSSSGFAPHDSDWIALAAGNSVRALKV; this is translated from the coding sequence ATGCCTCTGACAGCAGAATACAAGGCCAAATGGCCAGTGTTTGCGCTGGCATGGTCAAATCATCCGTCcacgtcgagctcctcatcgtcgttcCATCCTCGCAATCCATCCGGTTCAGCACGGTACATCCCTTcctctccatctcctctGGGACGTCAGGACAGCCTTGGCGGTCCTCCGCCTTCCACCACTCCTGGACCACCAGACAGCGCAAGGATAGCCGTCGGATCGTTCGTGGAACAATACACCAATCGTATCCAGATTCTGGGCTTTGATCAACGCGACTCGACTTCGCTCACGCTCCTAGCAGACGCTTCCCATCCATATCCACCAACGAAGCTCGGATTTCAACCGTCGACGCTCTTTGATGCTTCTTCCAGCGAGCGGCGTGAGGCATCACTggaaagagaaagaaacCCGGGCGAGCGTGGTTATGCTTCTCCGACAACGAAATTGGCAAAGCGAGGCAGCTGGGGCGCTAAAGCACGGCCCTCTCTGTCAGGCGAAGGCGTAGAATCGCCAGACTACTACCCAGATAGAGAGCTGCTCGCAAGCACGGCTGATTGCCTGCGTATCTGGGAGATCTATCGAAACGAGTACTCAGATCCATACCAGTCTAGCTACGTAGGCGGCAatggaggcggtggagtACAGCAGGGCGAGGGCTCGCAACTGCCGTTTGCGTTACGCGAAAAGAGCGTCCTGGCACATTCGAAAAACACAAAGAGCCCACCAGCACCACTGACATCCTTCTCATGGAACACGCCATCACCGAATCTGATCGTGACTTCGAGTATCGACACTACATGTACCATCTGGGATCTTCCAACGCGCACAGCCTTGACACAACTCATCGCACACGATCGTGAAGTGTACGACGTCGACTGGTGTCCCGGATCCGCTGACGTCTTTGCCAGTGTCGGGGCGGATGGCAGTGTTCGCGTGTTTGATctgcgcagcttggaaCACTCTACCATCATTTATGAGACAGGCACGGCGCCTGGCGCTACCGAGTCGCGTCCAGGGACAAGCATGTCAATGTCATCAAGGGCCACATCCACTCGAAGCGTACCCGCTGCTCCGCTGCTGCGGATCGCCTTCAATCCGTGGGATGCCAACTACTTGGCCACGTTCCACCTGGAATCCGACTCTGTACAGATCCTCGACGTCCGTGCACCTGGTTCTCCCATCCTGGAGCTTCGAGGTCATTCGGCTGCAGTCAACGCGATTGCATGGGGCCCGCCCTCTGTTGGTGCCGGAGTGCTAGGTCCAAGCAAAGGTATGGTCTGCTCGGCTGCGGACGATGCGCAAGTCTTGGTCTACGATCTCGcctcgacgacgttgcGAACCGCCTCGGCACAGGGCAGAAGGAGCCGAAACGGCCACGCTCCATCACCAGCGCCCGGCTCTCTCGGGTACTCGCATTCAACCTCTTCGTTTGGCGGCACATCCAGCCCTGCGCCGACATCGAGCATCgctggcagcatcggcatcggcgcCGAGATCCCTTTCCTTGCCTACACAACGCCCAATCAGGACATGGTCAACAACGTCTCGTGGCTGCGTGCAGGGGGTGGGGGCCTTCCGCCAGGTGTCGGTGGCTTCGGCggaggtggaggtggaggaTCGAGCTCACACAAGAGTGTTGTGCAGGAATGGAACGAGTTTACTGCGGGGAGCACCGGTGGAGGCAGCTCTTCATCTGGGTTCGCTCCGCATGATTCGGACTGGATCGCTCTGGCAGCGGGCAACTCGGTGCGCGCTCTCAAAGTATGA
- a CDS encoding uncharacterized protein (related to NSP1 - nuclear pore protein), whose protein sequence is MKRQAEKQIRREDGDDASDEESPSQHSMPATPATGRVIRGLPKRRGTPGTPGSAAAAAATSAAPITFGAAASSSPASSFGAPAGSNPFASLGGTVGLGSSNSAATPAATTTNPTFSFGTSAAAPTSSSASQPPTKANPFGSFTGLTAAKPAAAAENAPSSAPPPSFSFGASATAASPSSSNGSMPPSQTSSMASGILGGVSSAPAAASPSSTSAANGQSTSSREKDQLRSLRGLNISFQSTLTQKVKEQLDADPFADLTALIESFREQYRKHRNSIESNSSSAATAAAAATTSTTSTISSNATSFEPATNAISTTSFSAPPSAAAAAAAASTSTSSALPSFSFGKPASKAAFVSSSTEAPSAPSFSFASSTSAAKPASSAFSFSPLPTSSSAPSSTTPASSSFSSGSFNFNNKSIAADAKAHEDNDKDQAGHEHDDEQQDAQHDDGQNEDDEEDDDDNDDDDDDDEDDEEEDDEIEQEDEEDNDNDDDDIVVTGSKSVSDSTSSVKPPSFSLPAGGFSFGGKRVDSSVSEEDDKKAEATRNMKGAPQLKLPSTGFTFGGKPVNSGNQPAAQPATPSTPSFGNSASASTSSTSSTPKAAFTAPTFSFGSGISTTSTDSSQPAFGGFGLSATKATSSTPSFSFGSSAINKPSPSGASPTFSFGASSTPASGASNFANLSASTAANPGAFTFGSGTIKFGDAHSTEKKDEQN, encoded by the coding sequence ATGAAGCGCCAAGCAGAAAAGCAAATTCGTAGagaggatggcgacgatgcaTCCGACGAAGAGTCGCCGTCACAGCACTCGATGCCTGCCACTCCAGCCACAGGCAGAGTCATCCGCGGTTTGCCCAAGCGTCGAGGCACACCGGGTACACCCggttcagcagcagcagccgccgccacaTCAGCCGCTCCAATCACCTTCGGCgctgcagcatcgtcctcgCCGGCATCATCTTTCGGTGCACCAGCGGGCTCCAACCCTTTCGCCAGTTTAGGTGGCACCGTTGGTTTGGGTAGCTCCAATTCCGCCGCAACGCCGGCCGCCACCACAACGAATCCAACGTTCAGCTTTGGTACCTCTGCTGCCGCACCCACATCCAGCTCTGCTTCTCAACCACCGACGAAAGCAAATCCATTTGGCAGCTTCACTGGCTTAACTGCTGCCAAgcccgctgctgctgcagagaACGCTCCTTCGTCAGCTCCGCCCCCTTCGTTCTCGTTTGGAGCATCCGCCACAGCTGCATCACCATCTAGCTCGAATGGCTCCATGCCTCCATCTCAgacgtcgagcatggcTTCGGGTATCCTTGGAGGCGTGTCCTCTGCCcctgctgcagcatctCCTTCGTCGACTTCAGCTGCCAATGGCCAAAGCACGTCGTCGAGAGAAAAGGACCAGCTTCGTTCGCTTCGCGGTCTCAACATTTCCTTCCAGTCCACGCTAACGCAGAAGGTCaaagagcagctcgatgcggaTCCATTTGCCGACCTCACAGCTCTGATCGAGTCGTTCCGAGAGCAGTATCGCAAGCATCGCAACAGTATTGAGAGCAACAGCTCGtctgctgctactgctgctgctgctgcgaccaCAAGCACTACAAGcacgatcagcagcaacgcgaCTTCATTCGAGCCAGCTACCAATGCCATATCTACGACGTCTTTCAGCGCTCCACcttccgctgctgctgctgctgctgccgcctccacatccacctcgtcggcTCTCCCGagcttcagcttcggcaAACCCGCATCGAAAGCTGCTTTCGTGTCTTCGAGCACAGAGGCTCCCAGCGCACCTTCCTTTTCCTTCGCATCCAGCACGAGCGCTGCCAAACCAGCCAGCTCTGCtttctccttctcgcctcttcccacttcgagctcggcaccATCCAGTACAACGcccgcttcctcgtctttCTCCTCCGGGTCGTTTAACTTTAATAACAAGTCGAttgctgcagatgcaaaGGCTCATGAGGACAATGACAAAGATCAAGCAGGACACGAACACGACGATGAGCAACAAGACGCTCAGCATGACGACGGACAAAatgaggacgacgaagaagatgacgacgacaacgatgacgacgacgacgacgatgaggatgacgaggaggaggatgacgaaatcgagcaagaggatgaagaagaCAACGATaatgatgacgacgacatAGTGGTGACCGGCTCAAAGTCAGTTTCTGATTCGACGTCTAGTGTCAAGCCACCTTCGTTCTCGCTTCCAGCAGGCGGTTTCTCCTTCGGTGGAAAGCGTGTGGACAGCAGTGTTTCAGAAGAAGACGATAAGAAAGCAGAGGCAACGCGCAACATGAAAGGAGCTCCTCAGCTCAAGCTTCCCAGCACTGGTTTCACATTCGGCGGCAAGCCTGTCAACAGTGGCAACCAACCTGCGGCCCAACCTGCGACACCTTCCACACCGTCGTTCGGCAACAGTGCTTCAGCTTCCACGTCTTCCACGTCTTCCACGCCCAAGGCTGCTTTCACAGCGCCAACTTTCTCGTTCGGCAGTGGCATCTCTACCACATCCACAGACAGTAGCCAACCCGCTTTTggcggctttggcttgTCCGCAACCAAGGCCACGTCTTCCACACCATCATTCTCGTTCggcagctcggcgatcaACAAACCCTCCCCGTCCGGCGCTTCTCCCACGTTTTCCTTCGGCGCATCTTCCACTCCTGCCAGTGGCGCTTCGAACTTTGCCAATCTGTCGGCCAGCACAGCTGCCAACCCAGGCGCGTTCACCTTTGGCTCCGGAACCATCAAGTTCGGCGATGCGCATAGCaccgagaagaaggacgaACAAAATTGA
- a CDS encoding bifunctional ATP-dependent DNA helicase/ssDNA endodeoxyribonuclease DNA2 (related to DNA2 - DNA helicase) yields the protein MTFDAADARFMDELFADLDASHFSIPPSQSPPRKKPTYSPPLSQQRKPSSYRKSASPNPASKLVRSPLKDLTLSQSQLINFDGEDRLKQPSATSTSSTQRAVSASDIKRQKTEHSVSPTIPVSIPDTSTTSASKPTSARTNVQARERCTYTRARISAVVDSSYQLSVDSAGPSKRLLPEKILVLEPDKQSVNINQTSPSKSGTGSDPPGNETEVLLAALRDDWLQTLVSVGSVVHLVGHFEIEPSTVPRSLDQYYQGSKDEPQVKMVIEQPCVEQTQPLNASDVQDEDDDLWDDLASMPSLSQCATQELLASDVAPRAKIMILASRSTSAKNSDSVDHALDNLLVVHPDVLVSATKVADVASCIRKPVVQDRLRGASDVTLSLVMGNMLHELLQACLTASPSVQNFDTIETNEPEGPLDTLPSVSPWPDQWQGIGNFSRTFVEQQVEKQVRANIESLYAIELSTDDAAMQLREKAAPFAHFARTFLLQGEDATFHPEATLRDSGHSHAAPLAKVRLRRILDVEEEIWSPIFGLKGKIDVSVECDIFEESEPPAPMTTSAQHGQAFVRGTRTNTSREQSQRRITTSVVPLELKTGRAEFVSTEHRAQTMMYTLMMSDRYGVRVNDGLLYYSKSGELHRIRFSRNEVRSLIIGRNELAHYLRLDSSRLRNDELVMTASEEPLPVLPPTIDSEHKCRRCYAVDGCMLFRRAVENVVEPSEVKLEDIEGISAPKSGRILSKRTPIADIFEQKTGHLTDVHLEFFRKWDRLLNLEEEDAVRLRREMWTMTAEQRERVGRCFGKMRLDILHESCLPEASGSMRRVVHRFVRHQDPTQSAEAGLLSGHITINDPVTVSIEPHMLSVAQGFVSNLTPTCIEIGLDHSLEAAMQRALVNTNANAHIEPFDVASAAERIVFRIDKDELSSGMGRIRANLAALFLAPGRGGDVKRRELVVDLRAPRFLQPEQLQKNFSTSSDQEPAEQIIERARADPSLNQDQKVVIDKVLTTQDYALVLGMPGTGKTTIIAKLIELLVKLGKRILLTSYTHSAVDTILRRLSEDESKRVDSPLRILRLGSKDKVHPDAHQFLLPRCGTLNELKDAFESPNVVAATCLSVHHTLFSSGLARRMRSRTTAGDGGDEPFTYLFDYCIVDEASQIPLPTCLGPLRFADKFVLVGDHHQLPPLVKNAQAKKGGLDISLFKLLSERHGDRATVALRSQYRMNDDIMRLSNEMVYHGQLRAGNERVRDQTLMLGNVEAAKRGAGEDKWLCDLLRPEAKVRFLDTSKRRLEEVGESKHGELVTNQFEAQVVLRIASLLVQGGCRPDQIAVVTPYRQQLKLLRSLLDKCGDGQQLRRLDAIELLTADQSQGRDKDVILVSFTRANYQRCSGSSSTMAEAYREEEGAQGGNTGELLNDVRRLNVTLTRAKRKLILIGHTATLQGSRVLQPLLKMCRDAGWMSDV from the coding sequence ATGACGTTCGACGCCGCCGATGCACGTTTTATGGACGAGTTGTTtgccgatctcgatgcCTCTCACTTTTCCATCCCTCCATCGCAAAGTCCACCAAGGAAGAAACCGACGTACAGCCCTCCATTGTCGCAACAGCGCAAGCCTTCTTCGTACCGCAAAAGCGCCTCGCCTAACCCAGCCTCGAAACTTGTCAGATCCCCTCTCAAGGACTTGACGCTCTCTCAGTCTCAACTCATCAATTTCGACGGTGAAGACCGGCTCAAACAACCGTCAGCCActtcgacaagctcaactcAGCGTGCCGTTTCAGCCTCTGACATAAAGCGCCAAAAGACTGAACACTCTGTCAGCCCCACAATACCGGTATCAATACCAGACACGTCCACGACATCGGCATCGAAGCCCACTTCCGCTCGCACAAACGTTCAAGCTCGTGAACGATGCACCTATACACGTGCTCGTATCTCGGCAGTGGTAGACAGCTCGTATCAGCTGTCCGTCGACAGTGCAGGCCCATCTAAACGTCTTCTTCCAGAGAAAATCCTGGTCCTCGAACCTGACAAGCAGAGCGTTAACATCAACCAGACTAGTCCGTCGAAAAGTGGAACTGGCAGTGATCCACCAGGTAATGAGACAGAAGTGCTGCTTGCCGCCCTCCGCGACGACTGGCTGCAGACGCTGGTCTCGGTAGGCAGTGTCGTACATCTCGTCGGTCACTTCGAGATTGAACCCAGCACTGTTCCCAGAAGCTTAGATCAGTATTATCAAGGTTCGAAAGACGAGCCCCAGGTTAAAATGGTCATAGAGCAGCCCTGTGTCGAGCAAACCCAGCCGTTAAATGCCAGCGATGTAcaagacgaggacgacgacctCTGGGACGACCTAGCCTCCATGCCGTCGCTGTCACAGTGTGCCACTCAGGAGCTGCTTGCCTCTGACGTTGCACCTAGAGCCAAGATTATGATCCTCGCTTCGCGCTCCACTTCAGCTAAAAATTCGGACTCGGTTGACCATGCGCTTGATAACCTTCTGGTTGTCCATCCTGATGTTCTAGTCTCAGCGACCAAAGTAGCCGACGTTGCCTCATGCATTCGGAAACCAGTTGTCCAGGATCGGCTGCGTGGTGCATCCGATGTGACACTCAGTCTTGTTATGGGTAACATGCTACACGAATTGTTGCAAGCATGTCTCACCGCCTCGCCATCTGTACAGAATTTCGATACGATCGAGACCAACGAGCCAGAGGGCCCATTGGACACACTCCCTTCCGTATCGCCTTGGCCTGATCAATGGCAGGGCATTGGTAACTTCAGCCGGACTTTTGTCGAGCAACAAGTCGAGAAGCAGGTCCGCGCCAACATCGAGAGCTTGTACgccatcgagctcagcaCTGATGATGCCGCAATGCAGTTGCGAGAAAAAGCGGCTCCTTTTGCCCACTTTGCTCGTACTTTTCTGCTGCAAGGAGAGGACGCTACATTTCATCCAGAGGCAACCTTGCGAGACTCGGGTCACTCGCACGCCGCGCCTCTTGCTAAAGTACGCCTCCGACGCATCCTCGATGTAGAAGAAGAGATCTGGAGTCCCATCTTTGGCCTCAAGGGTAAGATCGACGTATCGGTCGAGTGCGATATTTTCGAAGAGTCCGAGCCTCCGGCCCCGATGACAACTTCGGCTCAACATGGTCAAGCTTTCGTGCGTGGCACTCGGACAAATACGTCAAGAGAGCAATCGCAGCGCCGTATCACAACATCAGTGGTACCTTTGGAGCTTAAGACGGGTCGTGCAGAGTTCGTGTCGACGGAACATCGCGCTCAGACCATGATGTATACGCTCATGATGTCGGACCGATACGGAGTTCGCGTCAACGATGGGCTGCTCTACTACTCGAAATCTGGCGAGCTGCATCGCATCCGCTTCAGCCGAAACGAAGTGCGCAGTCTTATCATCGGCCGCAATGAGCTCGCGCACTATCTTCGCCTCGACTCGAGTCGGCTTCGTAACGACGAGCTTGTAATGACGGCGTCTGAAGAGCCTCTACCGGTACTGCCGCCGACCATCGACAGCGAGCACAaatgtcgacgatgctATGCCGTTGATGGGTGTATGCTCTTCCGTCGCGCCGTAGAGAACGTCGTCGAGCCATCAGAagtcaagctcgaggatATTGAGGGTATCAGTGCGCCAAAATCAGGCAGGATCTTGTCTAAAAGGACACCGATTGCAGACATCTTTGAGCAAAAGACTGGGCACCTGACAGATGTCCATCTCGAATTTTTCCGCAAATGGGACCGTTTGCTGAAtctcgaagaggaggacgcTGTTCGCCTTCGTAGGGAAATGTGGACCATGACAGCGGAGCAGCGCGAAAGGGTGGGCCGATGCTTTGGCAAGATGCGTCTTGACATTCTTCACGAGTCTTGCCTGCCAGAGGCTTCGGGATCGATGCGCAGAGTCGTCCACCGCTTCGttcgccatcaagatccAACTCAGAGCGCGGAGGCAGGTCTTCTGTCTGGTCATATTACCATCAATGATCCCGTGACTGTCTCAATCGAGCCGCATATGCTTTCGGTGGCTCAGGGCTTTGTGTCCAACCTCACTCCGACTTGCATCGAGATTGGGCTTGATCACTCGCTCGAAGCAGCCATGCAAAGAGCATTGGTGAACACCAACGCGAATGCGCACATAGAGCCATTTGACGTTGCATCTGCCGCTGAGCGGATCGTCTTCCGCATCGACAAGGACGAACTTTCGAGCGGCATGGGTCGCATCCGAGCCAACTTGGCCGCACTGTTCTTGGCGCCCGGGAGAGGCGGTGATGTTAAGCGTCGCGAGCTGGTGGTTGATTTGCGTGCTCCACGCTTCCTGCAAccggagcagctgcagaagaATTTCTCGACCAGTTCGGATCAAGAGCCAGCCGAGCAGATCATTGAGCGAGCCCGAGCTGATCCAAGCCTCAACCAAGACCAAAAGGTGGTGATCGACAAGGTGCTCACCACCCAAGACTATGCTCTTGTGCTTGGCATGCCGGGAACAGGTAAAACAACAATCATTGCCAAActcatcgagctgctcgtcaagctggGCAAGCGGATTCTTTTGACAAGTTACACGCATTCGGCGGTCGATACCATCCTTCGCAGACTTAGTGAGGATGAGAGCAAGCGCGTGGATAGCCCTTTGCGCATTCTACGCCTCGGTAGCAAGGACAAAGTGCATCCGGATGCCCACCAGTTCCTTCTTCCGCGCTGCGGGACGCTGAACGAATTGAAGGACGCTTTCGAGTCACCCAATGTGGTGGCAGCGACGTGTCTCAGCGTGCATCATACGTTGTTCTCCTCTGGTCTTGCCAGGAGAATGCGCAGCCGAACTACCGCGGGTGATGGAGGAGACGAGCCGTTCACGTACCTCTTCGATTACTGCATCGTGGACGAAGCGTCACAGATCCCGCTTCCTACCTGTCTGGGACCGCTTCGATTTGCGGACAAGTTTGTTCTTGTGGGCGACCACCATCAACTTCCGCCGCTGGTCAAGAACGCACAAGCCAAAAAAGGGGGCTTGGACATATCGCTGTTCAAGCTTCTTTCGGAGCGTCACGGTGATCGAGCAACGGTAGCACTGCGATCGCAGTACCGCATGAACGACGACATTATGCGGTTGTCGAACGAGATGGTCTATCATGGACAGCTACGCGCTGGCAACGAGCGGGTCAGGGACCAGACCTTGATGCTTGGCAACGTCGAAGCTGCTAAGAGAGGCGCCGGTGAAGACAAGTGGCTGTGCGACTTGCTTCGACCCGAAGCCAAAGTGAGGTTCTTGGACACGTCCAAGCGTAGATTGGAGGAGGTAGGCGAGAGTAAGCACGGCGAACTGGTGACGAATCAGTTTGAAGCACAAGTGGTGCTGAGGATCGCCTCATTGCTTGTACAGGGCGGTTGCAGGCCCGATCAGATTGCGGTGGTCACGCCGTATCGTCAGCAGTTGAAGCTTCTGCGTTCGCTGCTTGACAAGTGCGGAGACGGCCAGCAGCTACGCAGGCTGgacgcgatcgagcttTTGACCGCAGATCAAAGCCAGGGAAGAGACAAAGACGTCATATTGGTTAGTTTTACCCGTGCCAATTACCAGCGCTGCTCTGGCTCCAGTAGCACCATGGCCGAGGCTTACAGGGAGGaagaaggagctcaaggaggAAACACGGGTGAACTGCTGAATGACGTTCGCCGACTCAATGTCACTCTGACACGAGCCAAACGCAAACTCATCCTCATAGGTCACACAGCCACATTACAAGGTTCTCGCGTGCTACAGCCATTGTTGAAGATGTGCAGGGATGCAGGCTGGATGTCTGACGTCTAA